A genome region from Megalobrama amblycephala isolate DHTTF-2021 linkage group LG18, ASM1881202v1, whole genome shotgun sequence includes the following:
- the LOC125252285 gene encoding macrophage mannose receptor 1-like gives MLLLLLSGFISFGLSVPRHYVFVNESKTWAEAQRYCRDKYSDLATIENDQETIQLMDTVNDDSIDLAWIGLYDDLNSWKWTLEDSDYRNFSNQPDNSGGNELCVYMDYDGKWYDMSCDNMLPFICYDGKENATQSYIRISDEKTWSEARRYCREHYTDLANVRNQTENQMILERTGGGGWIGLYRNRVWSDKQMTSYENWKPGIPYSPAQPDNDYGEWGSPHCTAVSFKDSGRWTDENCFSSIHFFCYNRTCTQSSCTRHYHFVSENKTWFEAQRFCRQNYTDLATIDNMEEMNRLINTVNGSYNGSAWIGLYGDINSYRWSLDNAALGDHKRWRGRHPRNIGGQSLCVNMNTHNGLWSETPCSNLSPFVCYDGRENVSTNYVYVNQLKTWTEAQSYCREHHTDLISIRNENENHEFQHLFRNDFYSSFWIGLYRTRSWSDQSNSSFSNWGIGQPDNAANSEFCTTVSFSDSGSWTDENCDTAFPFICYSVSSLTSSRQYHFVSENKTWTEAQTYCRQNYTDLATIDNMEEMNSLINTVNGSYNGLAWIGLYDDLNNNRRWSLEDNDFYQEGERDFRNWYHELNNYGGKEMCVFMYWDIWFKEPCDLRVAFVCYDGRENASQKYIWEGTGRTWTEAQKYCREKYTDLASMRDETESRQVLSVSLGNVVWIGLHRNRLWSDQSNSSFTYWRQMVSFEAAQPDNGFYTPGQNGTQHCTAVSLQHFGQWTDEQCFNSLPFFCYSGYTMGLRVEFTSVESLSKSQIEDLVIIKLQEEFIRQGLPSNFTMHLRKEKKIVP, from the exons ATGCTTCTGCTTCTGTTATCAG gatttatcAGCTTCGGCTTGAGTGTCCCTCGTCATTATGTCTTTGTGAATGAATCCAAGACTTGGGCAGAAGCTCAGAGATACTGTAGAGATAAATACTCTGATCTGGCCACTATTGAAAATGATCAAGAGACGATCCAGTTAATGGACACAGTGAATGATGATTCCATTGATTTGGCCTGGATTGGACTCTATGATGATCTGAACAGCTGGAAATGGACTCTAGAGGACAGTGATTACAGGAACTTCAGTAATCAACCAGACAACAGTGGTGGGAATGAACTGTGTGTTTACATGGATTATGATGGCAAATGGTATGATATGTCATGTGACAACATGCTGCCATTCATTTGCTATGATG GCAAAGAAAATGCCACACAGAGTTACATCAGAATCAGTGATGAGAAAACCTGGTCAGAGGCTCGTAGATACTGCAGAGAGCATTACACAGATCTCGCCAATGTGAGAAATCAGACTGAGAACCAGATGATCCTTGAGAGAACAGGTGGAGGAGGCTGGATCGGCCTGTACAGAAACAGGGTTTGGTCTGACAAACAAATGACCAGTTATGAAAACTGGAAACCAGGCATTCCTTATTCACCAGCGCAGCCAGATAATGATTATGGGGAGTGGGGTTCACCTCACTGTACTGCTGTTTCATTCAAAGATTCTGGCCGATGGACCGATGAGAACTGCTTTTCCAGCATCCATTTCTTCTGCTACAACA GAACCTGCACACAATCTTCATGCACCCGTCACTATCACTTTGTATCGGAGAATAAGACCTGGTTTGAAGCTCAGAGATTCTGCAGACAGAATTACACTGATCTGGCCACCATTGATAACATGGAGGAAATGAACAGGCTGATCAACACAGTTAATGGGAGTTACAATGGTTCTGCCTGGATTGGACTGTATGGTGATATAAACAGCTATAGATGGTCACTGGATAATGCAGCGTTAGGAGATCATAAAAGGTGGCGTGGCCGACATCCAAGGAACATAGGTGGACAGAGTCTGTGTGTGAATATGAACACACACAATGGTTTATGGAGTGAAACTCCATGCTCCAACTTGTCTCCTTTTGTTTGTTATGATG GAAGAGAAAATGTCAGTACAAATTATGTGTATGTTAACCAATTAAAAACCTGGACTGAAGCTCAGAGTTACTGCAGAGAGCATCACACAGACCTCATCAGTATCAGGAATGAGAATGAAAACCATGAGTTCCAGCATTTGTTCAGGAATGACTTTTATTCCTCTTTTTGGATTGGACTGTACAGAACGAGATCTTGGTCAGATCAGAGCAACTCTTCATTCAGTAACTGGGGGATTGGACAGCCAGATAATGCTGCAAACAGTGAATTCTGCACTACAGTGTCATTCAGTGACTCTGGGAGCTGGACAGATGAAAACTGTGATACTGCATTTCCTTTCATTTGCTACAGTG TGTCATCTTTGACATCATCCCGTCAGTATCACTTTGTGTCTGAGAATAAGACCTGGACTGAAGCTCAGACATACTGCAGACAGAATTACACTGATCTGGCCACCATTGATAACATGGAGGAAATGAACAGTCTGATCAACACAGTTAATGGGAGTTACAATGGTTTAGCCTGGATTGGACTGTATGATGATTTAAACAACAACAGGAGATGGTCATTGGAAGACAATGATTTTTATCAGGAAGGAGAGAGAGATTTCAGGAATTGGTATCATGAACTGAACAACTATGGTGGAAAAgaaatgtgtgttttcatgtATTGGGATATCTGGTTTAAAGAACCATGTGACCTTCGTGTGGCATTTGTTTGCTATGATG GTAGAGAAAACGCCTCTCAGAAGTATATCTGGGAAGGTACTGGAAGGACCTGGACTGAAGCTCAGAAATACTGCAGAGAGAAATACACTGACCTGGCCAGTATGAGAGATGAGACAGAAAGTAGACAGGTACTGAGTGTCTCACTTGGAAATGTTGTATGGATTGGTCTGCACAGAAACAGACTGTGGTCAGATCAGAGCAACTCTTCTTTCACATATTGGAGACAAATGGTCAGCTTTGAAGCTGCTCAGCCAGATAATGGTTTTTACACACCAGGACAGAATGGTACTCAACACTGCACAGCTGTGTCTTTACAACATTTTGGCCAGTGGACAGATGAACAATGCTTCAACAGTTTGCCTTTCTTCTGCTATAGTG GTTATACGATGGGGTTGAGAGTGGAATTCACAAGTGTGGAAAGTTTGTCAAAGTCTCAGATTGAAGACTTGGTGATTATAAAA CTCCAAGAAGAATTTATAAGACAGGGACTTCCCAGCAACTTCACCATGCATTtgaggaaggaaaaaaaaattgttccaTGA